The following coding sequences lie in one Syngnathus scovelli strain Florida chromosome 1, RoL_Ssco_1.2, whole genome shotgun sequence genomic window:
- the cd99l2 gene encoding CD99 antigen-like protein 2 isoform X2 yields MAPAHESPSLLPLAMMMMMMLVMQVRPQEFKLDDALDAANAQTTPTPLPGTKAPVKPKGKPGGFSDNDLIDVSNDNSYKPDKGKGGRPSGERDHVNQHDDNIGTTAEVGTIAGIVSAVGMALVGAISSYISYQKKKLCFGIQQSLNAEMVKADAPDSVLATEPQVQQTLLDHASAEPGHGRNVV; encoded by the exons ATGGCGCCTGCTCATGAAAGTCCGTCGTTGCTTCCGCtggcgatgatgatgatgatgatgctcgtGATGCAAG TGCGGCCTCAGGAATTCAAATTGGATGACGCGCTGGACGCCGCCAACGCGCAAA ccACACCAACGCCTTTGCCAG GTACCAAGGCTCCGGTCAAGCCCAAAGGCAAACCAG GCGGATTTTCCGACAACGACCTGATAGACGTCAGCAACGACAACAGCTACAAACCTGACAAAGGCAAAG gTGGACGACCAAGCGGCGAACGCGATCACGTCAACCAACACGATGACAACATCG GGACCACAGCGGAGGTCGGCACCATCGCGGGAATCGTGAGCGCGGTGGGCATGGCGCTGGTGGGTGCCATCAGCAGCTACATCTCATATCAGAAGAAGAAGTTGTGCTTCGGCATCCAAC AGAGCCTGAACGCGGAGATGGTGAAAGCTGACGCTCCGGATTCAGTGCTGGCGACAGAACCACAAG TGCAGCAAACTCTCCTGGACCATGCCAGCGCTGAACCTGGACATGGCCGCAACGTGGTGTGA
- the cd99l2 gene encoding CD99 antigen-like protein 2 isoform X1 produces MAPAHESPSLLPLAMMMMMMLVMQVRPQEFKLDDALDAANAQTTPTPLPGTKAPVKPKGKPAAGEFDLADALDPNNDITTTNKGKGGRPAGGFSDNDLIDVSNDNSYKPDKGKGGRPSGERDHVNQHDDNIGTTAEVGTIAGIVSAVGMALVGAISSYISYQKKKLCFGIQQSLNAEMVKADAPDSVLATEPQVQQTLLDHASAEPGHGRNVV; encoded by the exons ATGGCGCCTGCTCATGAAAGTCCGTCGTTGCTTCCGCtggcgatgatgatgatgatgatgctcgtGATGCAAG TGCGGCCTCAGGAATTCAAATTGGATGACGCGCTGGACGCCGCCAACGCGCAAA ccACACCAACGCCTTTGCCAG GTACCAAGGCTCCGGTCAAGCCCAAAGGCAAACCAG CCGCGGGCGAATTTGACCTGGCCGACGCCTTGGATCCCAACAACGACATCACCACCACCAATAAGGGCAAGGGGGGTCGGCCCGCAG GCGGATTTTCCGACAACGACCTGATAGACGTCAGCAACGACAACAGCTACAAACCTGACAAAGGCAAAG gTGGACGACCAAGCGGCGAACGCGATCACGTCAACCAACACGATGACAACATCG GGACCACAGCGGAGGTCGGCACCATCGCGGGAATCGTGAGCGCGGTGGGCATGGCGCTGGTGGGTGCCATCAGCAGCTACATCTCATATCAGAAGAAGAAGTTGTGCTTCGGCATCCAAC AGAGCCTGAACGCGGAGATGGTGAAAGCTGACGCTCCGGATTCAGTGCTGGCGACAGAACCACAAG TGCAGCAAACTCTCCTGGACCATGCCAGCGCTGAACCTGGACATGGCCGCAACGTGGTGTGA